The Plasmodium gaboni strain SY75 chromosome 5, whole genome shotgun sequence nucleotide sequence TTGATTTGTTCAATGTActcattttttatttctttttctcTTTCATCATCTACGTTTCCATCCAAGGTATTGATTTGCCCCTTATCATTGTCATCtaaattttctttatttcttaatttctttttcttaGAATTGTTTTCCTCGTCTTCATTAACTTTTCGgcttttctttttcttttgcATCGCTAGAACCTACAAAGAAAAAAGTCcagaataaaaataattttatatattctaaGAGGCATGTTTATATACATCtgaacatttttttatattatataaccTCTTGTAAGAAGGATccatcatttttaaatttattgTACATCTTAGGATCTATATAACcattgttattattttcagttatattattattttcattcatTTTTGATGAagtattttattttccttagtttcataaatttttaaaaaattttgtatatattgCTTTCGCTGtttgaaaatatatgttataatatatatatatatatatatattatatatgtatgtattataaaattgAGCTTTTActatttttctatatatgCAAATTATAAGTTATGCATTCCTAtcttattaaaatataaatatataaatttatatacatatatatatatatattttctatataaatgtaaatattatcTTCTATGAAGGTTTTTCTCtcttataataataaaatattatgtattcatgtattttcatattttttgaaaattcttttttttctataataacatttcttttaattattttttatgattaattattgtttaaagttaatatatatatatttatatatatactaaaaaataagtttattattgtacaaaaattaattccagaaatataaaataattttgtatatataataaaatataatatttatttaacatataaaataaaatgtgaataattttatatgtacacatttatatatagatatatataaatatatattttttttttttttttttttttggagTATTTTTTGCgtacatttaaaaaaggtgatgttaaaaaaaaaaaataataaataaataaataaataataaaaatacaatataaGAAACActataaattttatttatctaTGCATGTTACAATATCCGCTAAATTTGTACCTACTTTTATATGTTTACCAAAAAATAAGCTACTTGATGCCGTTGATNNNNNNNNNNNNNNNNNNNNNNNNNNNNNNNNNNNNNN carries:
- a CDS encoding RNA polymerase I (part of same gene as PGSY75_0509400A~gap found within coding sequence), coding for STASSSLFFGKHIKVGTNLADIVTCIDK
- a CDS encoding hypothetical protein (conserved Plasmodium protein, unknown function); this encodes MNENNNITENNNNGYIDPKMYNKFKNDGSFLQEVLAMQKKKKSRKVNEDEENNSKKKKLRNKENLDDNDKGQINTLDGNVDDEREKEIKNEYIEQINKMKEQGLFTDKGIGAGLVK